The nucleotide window AGATTACCTTCATTGGGATCCATCATTCCGTAAAAATCATCCGATACAAATGCACTTGTTAAACTAAAGCTGCTGTATGCATGCCAGGAAGGAACAATGTTCGTATTGTTGGGAACACGATCTTTATAGTCATAAGAGGCATCCCCAAATAAACATATATATTTAAGGCGTTTATCTGGCGAGGACGCATTGAAATAAACATATTTAATAAAATTCCTGATTGCGGCGATATCTTGATTACCCGAACTAAACTCGGAGTAAATGGATTCAAGCGTCACTACTTTAACATTAAGACCATTCTGAACTCTATTGATATCGGCCAATCGCTCCGCCTGAGAACTTAAATTATCTGGAGTAATAATAATGTAATCGACATCTTGAAAGTTACCTTCTGAATTAACAAATATAGTTCCCTTGAGGTCTTGGTTTGCAACTTGAGTCTGCGAATCTCTCAATGGCTCCAGGTATCCAGATGGATCAACCGTAAAATACCTCTTTACGGCTCCACCATAATCATTAAAAATAATGGTGCCTTCCCCATTGCTCTCTATAACTCTATTCACATTGAATCTATCGGTAATATCCCATAACTGAGAAACTGAAGTCGCATTCGATAAATTATATGAAACAATTCCGGGGGTATTTGCTACTTTATCGTTATAAAATTCTAATGGGGTTCCAGAATATATTAATTGGCGCTCAGCCCTGATAGAAATAAAATCAAGAAAAGCAAGAGAAGATGGGTTGCCATTATTTATGTAATTTAAATTAACATTGACATCATCTCCTTGAACAACCTGATTCGCAGCATAAGATGACCCTCCGGCCAACACAGGCTCATTAGCTCTTTGGAAATTCAGATTTGCAATTTGGTTACCATTTAACCGAACCTGCATTGAGGTATTAACATCTGAAACTGCAGCGGCAAGTATCCTGAAACTTATTGGACTTGTGGTAACTCTATTTGGAAAGGAAAAATTGAATTCTTTAGTCGGGGACGCATCAAAGCGATCACCAAACCAACGTCTCCCGATATTGATTAAGTTAAATTCATCGTTTTCGTGAAACCGTGTTTCATGGAAAGTTGTAAATATTTCCGTTGGAGTTCCCTCTGGAAGCTCCCTATTTTGAATACGTTTCCCCGCCTTATTTCCCACATATATATAATAGTATGTTTTATCCGTATATAAATTTTGAAAGGTGATACTTTCCTCATTATATATATTTGGACCTTGCCCATAAAATAATATGTGGTCATTTGAATCTAGCCTGCCATCCTCCTCTCCAACAAATTGTATGCTATTTTCGATAAGGTCGTTCGGATAAAATGCGTCATTCGCCAGAGGCAGCATAGCACCACCATAACCATATATACCTATATTCCTAGGGTCTACGTTATTCACATCCACACCTAGCTGGCCCAAGAAGGATCTGGTAATTCTAAAGACTCCACTCTCTTCAATATAAAATTTAAACCATTGTCCAGTTGCCAAAGCGGAACTAATTAGTGCATTGGATCCTCTCATTCTAGTGACCGAGTTGGTGCTTGACCTATAAGTAATGGTTACAGAGGTTATTTTTTGAAAGATTCCATTATCCTTTATAATAGGAGATAGTTTTATTGAAACAGACTTTTTTCCTCTTGCATTAGAATTTCCAAATGAGTACGAAAGCTTATCTGGAATTAAATATTCAGGCAGATCCTTTAATTCATTCCTAGAAATTGGCTGATATCTTATGTTTATCAATTCCACAGAATTAACATCAACCTCATTTGAGACAACCCATTCCTCCACATACCATAATCCCGTTTCGGCATCAAAATCTAATTTAGTTTTGTCGAAACCTGGGATCTTTTTTGAAGAATTTCCGAAAATTAAGGTGGTTTCTGCCTCCCAATCGATCGAAATCTGGCGGGTTTGACTCTGAATTTGGTTAAAAATTAGGCTAGTTAGAAAGAAAAAAAGGAATTTTTTCATAGTATTTTAACGTCCTCGAAAAGGGCTTATTATCGGGCAGTTAATTTTTTGTCAAATGTACAACAATAATTGATTTTTCTAGGCGTTATATAAGTGCGTCATACGTCGATAAAAGGTGCAAAAATCCGATATTGTGTATAAAAAATAGGATGAAATGCACTTTTTTTTGCTCTTTTTCTTAAAAAAATGTTGTTGCTATCGTGATATTTGCTATATTGCGTCACTAAATTTAATTAGCTTACTTAAAAGTATGGACATGAAAAACTTAATTAACCCCAGGATATTGATAGCCCTAACACTATCCTTGGCGCTTCTTGGTTGCAAGAATTCGTCTTCGTCCAAGAATAATTCCCGAGCTACCGGCTGGAAGATTAATTCCAAAGATGGTGGATTTCAGTATAACACTGATTTCAAAGAACAAGAAACATCCCCGGGATTGGTATTTATCGAAGGTGGTACGTTCACCATGGGTAAAGTTCAAGATGACCCGATGCATGATTGGAACAACAATCCTAATCAACAGCACGTTCAGTCCTATTATATGGACGAAACTGAGGTTACCAATTTAATGTATTTGGAATATTTAGATTGGATTAAACGTGTTTATCCACCAGACGATCCAAACTTCAAATTAATTTATGAAGGTGCATTACCAGACACATTGGTATGGAGAAATCGTTTGGGTTACAGTGAAATGATGACCGAAAATTATCTTCGCCACCCTGGTTATGCAGAATATCCTGTAGTTGGTGTAAGTTGGATTCAGGCTGTGGAATTTGCAAATTGGAGAACAGATCGTGTAAATGAAATTTACATTCAAGAAGCGGGTTATGCTAAAAGAGGTGCACATCTAGAAGATGCAACTGCTGATAGCAACTTTAACACTGACACCTACATTAATGCTCCTAGCTTAACTTATGGAGGCAATGAAGAGGTTTTGCAAGGTGGAAAACGTAAAGTTCAAACAGATGCTGAAGGAAACGAAATAAATATTTATGCCA belongs to Aegicerativicinus sediminis and includes:
- the porU gene encoding type IX secretion system sortase PorU, whose protein sequence is MKKFLFFFLTSLIFNQIQSQTRQISIDWEAETTLIFGNSSKKIPGFDKTKLDFDAETGLWYVEEWVVSNEVDVNSVELINIRYQPISRNELKDLPEYLIPDKLSYSFGNSNARGKKSVSIKLSPIIKDNGIFQKITSVTITYRSSTNSVTRMRGSNALISSALATGQWFKFYIEESGVFRITRSFLGQLGVDVNNVDPRNIGIYGYGGAMLPLANDAFYPNDLIENSIQFVGEEDGRLDSNDHILFYGQGPNIYNEESITFQNLYTDKTYYYIYVGNKAGKRIQNRELPEGTPTEIFTTFHETRFHENDEFNLINIGRRWFGDRFDASPTKEFNFSFPNRVTTSPISFRILAAAVSDVNTSMQVRLNGNQIANLNFQRANEPVLAGGSSYAANQVVQGDDVNVNLNYINNGNPSSLAFLDFISIRAERQLIYSGTPLEFYNDKVANTPGIVSYNLSNATSVSQLWDITDRFNVNRVIESNGEGTIIFNDYGGAVKRYFTVDPSGYLEPLRDSQTQVANQDLKGTIFVNSEGNFQDVDYIIITPDNLSSQAERLADINRVQNGLNVKVVTLESIYSEFSSGNQDIAAIRNFIKYVYFNASSPDKRLKYICLFGDASYDYKDRVPNNTNIVPSWHAYSSFSLTSAFVSDDFYGMMDPNEGNLSSTDRLDIAVGRMLVNDISQAREMVDKVKLYYEKEAYGSWRNKYVVISDDVDEEWERILQETTDKIANELTSQLPFMNVVKIHMDAFQQQSSSSGDRYPEVTEATKDAIEVGAIAVNYFGHGGEDGLAKERIFDRFDAEELRNICKFNCFITVTCEYTRFDNPQRTTAGELTYWNSNGGAIGLITTTRQIFVTVGVSLNEVLEDYLFSFGTSERYTMAEALRLTKVDPGVAGLSQKRLVFFIGDPAMKLAIPKPDIRLTSVNGNTNIGNETLKALDKITMSGEITDPSGNLLDNFNGTLTATIFDKEISRSTLANDGTTDNQANLIKLDFKTLGEIIFKGDATVESGKFNFDFVVPRDIGIPIGMGKASFYAMQLAPLNDKSGANFQINVGGINDNAEEDNTGPTISLYMNDENFVSGGITNESPTLLVKLFDEHGINTASGIGHDIVAIIDGDETNPIILNEYYKADVDDFTNGSLAYALRDLEPGLHTLTIKAWDVYNNSSTAEIQFIVHDEDEELVINNVLNYPNPFIDYTEFWFNHNSSGVLDVSIQIFTVSGKLVRTLNGQTSGGLKQASSLSKDIAWDGRDDFGQKIGKGVYIYKLKVKSPTLNKQVEKIEKLVILQ